The following proteins are co-located in the Halarcobacter sp. genome:
- a CDS encoding peptidyl-prolyl cis-trans isomerase, translated as MRKIILALFMAASVSFAELINGIALTVNDEPITLYDVEKVKVQFNIPREEAIAQLVDKALFTQLIKEHNITVDLFDVNNYLEKLAASNGMDLYQFKSVIKQKYKDYDAYEEQTKQLILKQKLTEKLVRGNLKIATEEDLKIYYENNANMFKMATNVKAVQYSSKNRKSLESAMQNPMIKLPDVNSSPIDLDQRNLNPQLRYMINETNNNQFTPIFTAGDQYVTLMILQKQNEQTIAFENVRDRIFNIIMQDREQKFLKDYFEKLKLSADIRIVR; from the coding sequence ATGAGAAAAATTATACTTGCCCTTTTTATGGCTGCTTCTGTATCATTTGCAGAGTTAATAAATGGAATAGCCCTAACTGTAAACGATGAACCAATCACATTATATGATGTTGAAAAAGTAAAAGTTCAATTTAATATACCAAGAGAAGAAGCAATAGCACAATTAGTAGATAAGGCACTTTTTACTCAATTAATAAAAGAACATAATATCACTGTTGATCTTTTTGATGTTAACAATTATTTAGAAAAATTGGCTGCATCTAATGGTATGGATTTATACCAATTTAAATCAGTTATTAAACAAAAATACAAAGATTATGATGCTTATGAAGAACAAACAAAACAATTGATTTTAAAACAAAAACTTACAGAGAAACTTGTAAGAGGTAACTTAAAAATTGCAACAGAAGAAGACCTTAAAATATATTATGAAAACAACGCAAATATGTTTAAAATGGCTACAAATGTAAAAGCAGTACAATATAGCTCAAAAAATAGAAAAAGCCTTGAAAGTGCAATGCAGAACCCAATGATTAAGCTTCCTGATGTAAATAGTTCACCTATAGATTTAGATCAAAGAAATTTAAATCCACAGCTTAGATATATGATTAATGAAACAAATAATAATCAATTTACACCTATATTTACTGCTGGTGACCAGTATGTTACACTTATGATACTACAAAAACAAAATGAACAAACTATCGCTTTTGAAAATGTAAGAGATAGGATATTTAATATTATTATGCAAGATAGAGAACAAAAATTTCTAAAAGATTATTTTGAAAAATTAAAACTATCTGCAGATATAAGAATAGTAAGATAA
- the gatB gene encoding Asp-tRNA(Asn)/Glu-tRNA(Gln) amidotransferase subunit GatB has translation MFEVIIGLEVHVQLNTKSKLFCSCATSFGEEPNTNVCPTCLGLPGALPVLNKEAVHKAIMLGTALKSQINKKSIFNRKNYFYPDLPNGYQISQFEVPVVGLGELVIDFEDGTSKKIGVTRAHLENDAGKNIHAGSVSHVDLNRAGTPLLEIVSEPDMRNADEAILYLKKLHSIVRYLGISDANMQEGSFRCDVNVSIRPKGDTNLYTRCEIKNMNSFKFIEKAIKYEVNRHIEAWEDGVHDKEIVQETRLFDPDSGETRSMRGKEDAADYRYFPDPDLLALIITDEMMEKYTQIPELPDEKKERFVKEYKIKEYDASVITASVEMANYFDEMMKEGITGKNGVTWLTVELLGRLDGSGLEDSFIDAKTLATIVKRIEDNTISGKAAKEVLDYLIENETLDVDSSIDKLGLKQVSDDGALLEIIDGILAANEDKVVEYKAGKEKLIGFFVGQTMKASKGSANPQKVNELLKQRLS, from the coding sequence ATGTTTGAAGTAATTATTGGTCTTGAAGTCCATGTACAACTAAATACCAAATCTAAACTTTTTTGTTCGTGTGCAACAAGTTTTGGAGAAGAACCAAATACAAATGTATGTCCAACATGTTTAGGTTTACCTGGAGCATTACCAGTTTTAAATAAAGAAGCAGTACATAAAGCGATTATGTTAGGAACTGCACTTAAATCACAAATTAATAAAAAATCTATATTTAATAGAAAAAACTATTTTTATCCAGACCTACCAAATGGATACCAAATTTCACAATTTGAAGTACCTGTTGTAGGATTAGGTGAACTTGTAATAGATTTTGAAGATGGAACTAGTAAAAAAATTGGTGTAACAAGAGCACACTTAGAAAATGATGCAGGTAAAAATATTCATGCAGGTTCAGTTTCTCATGTAGATTTAAACCGTGCAGGGACTCCACTTTTAGAGATAGTTTCAGAACCAGATATGAGAAATGCAGATGAAGCGATTTTATATCTAAAAAAACTTCATTCAATAGTTAGATACCTTGGTATATCTGATGCAAATATGCAAGAGGGTTCATTTAGATGTGATGTTAATGTATCTATTAGACCAAAAGGTGATACAAACCTTTATACTAGATGTGAAATCAAAAATATGAACTCATTTAAATTTATTGAAAAAGCAATAAAATATGAAGTAAATAGACATATCGAAGCTTGGGAAGATGGAGTGCATGATAAAGAGATTGTTCAAGAAACAAGACTTTTTGATCCAGATTCAGGTGAAACTAGATCTATGAGAGGTAAAGAGGATGCTGCGGATTATAGATATTTCCCTGACCCAGACCTTTTAGCTTTAATTATTACAGATGAGATGATGGAAAAATATACTCAAATTCCAGAACTTCCTGATGAGAAGAAAGAGAGATTTGTAAAAGAGTATAAAATTAAAGAGTATGATGCTTCAGTAATAACAGCTTCTGTTGAGATGGCAAACTATTTTGATGAGATGATGAAAGAGGGAATTACGGGTAAAAATGGCGTTACTTGGCTAACAGTAGAACTACTAGGAAGACTTGATGGTTCAGGACTTGAAGATTCTTTTATTGATGCAAAAACTCTTGCTACAATTGTAAAAAGAATTGAAGATAACACAATATCTGGAAAAGCAGCTAAAGAGGTTCTTGATTATTTAATTGAAAATGAAACTTTAGATGTAGATTCATCAATTGATAAACTAGGATTAAAACAAGTATCTGATGATGGAGCATTATTAGAGATTATTGATGGAATTTTAGCAGCAAATGAAGATAAAGTTGTAGAATATAAAGCTGGTAAAGAGAAACTAATTGGATTTTTTGTAGGTCAAACTATGAAAGCATCTAAAGGTTCAGCAAACCCACAAAAAGTAAATGAACTTTTAAAACAAAGATTATCATAA